The Streptomyces uncialis genomic interval CCGGGGTCCACCATCTGCGCCGCATCGCGCACAGCGACCGGCTGCGCCAGGTCCTGACGAGCCTGGGCCGGGAGAACGGCCATCTGGTGATCGCGGGCGCGGGCTGGATCGGGCTGGAGGTCGCGGCGGCGGCCCGCTCCTACGGGGCGGAGGTCACCGTGGTGCACCGGGGCCCGGCCCCCCTGCACAGCGTCCTCGGCCCCGAGCTCGGGCAGTTCTTCGCGGACCTGCACCGCGAGCACGGGGTGCGGTTCCACTTCGGCGCCCAGCTCACGGAGATCGTCGGCCAGGACGGCATGGTCCTCGCGGCCCGCACCGACGACGGCGAGGAGCACCCGGCGCACGACGTGCTCGCCGCGATCGGCGCCGCGCCCCGCACCTCCCTCGCGGAGGCCGCGGGCCTGGAGCTGGTGGACCGCTCCGAGGGCGGCGGCATCGCCGTGGACCTGGGGCTGCGCACCTCCGACCCGGACATCCACGCGGCGGGCGACATCGCGGCCCCGCACCACCCGCTGTTCGGCACCCGGCTGCGGGTCGAGCACTGGGCCAACGCCCTGAACGGCGGCCCGGCCGCCGCCCGCGCGATGCTCGGCCAGGACGTCACGTACGACCGCGTGCCGTACTTCTTCTCCGACCAGTACGACGTGGGCCTGGAGTACTCCGGCTGGGCGCCCGCGGGCTCCTACGACCAGGTCGTGATCCGCGGCGATCTCGGCAAGCGGGAGTTCATCGCGTTCTGGCTGTCGGAGGGCCGCGTCCTGGCCGGGATGAACGTCAATGTGTGGGACGTCACCGAGCCGGTCCAGGCACTGATCAGGTCACGCGCGCGGGTGGACCCCGACGCGCTCGCCGACCCCTCGGTGCCCCTGGCGTCACTGGTCCCCTGAGGCCCCGCGGGGCCTCGCGCACACCCGGGCGCCCCGGGCCCGTCCCGTTCCGGCGGGGCGTGCCCGGGCCTCCCGGGAGCACGTCCGGAGGGTCCCCCGGAGCACACGCGGCGCGGGAGTGTCGGTGCGTCGCCGTAGAATCGCGGCGTGGCAGGCAGGATCAATGACGAGGACGTGAAGGCGGTCCGGGACGCGGTCCCGATCGACGCCGTGGTGTCCGAGTACCTCCAGCTGCGCGGCGCGGGCGGTGGAAACCTGAAGGGCCTGTGCCCCTTCCACGACGAGAAGTCGCCGTCGTTCCAGGTCAGCCCCAGCAAGGGCCTCTTCCACTGCTTCGGCTGCCAGGAGGGCGGCGACACCATCACGTTCGTGATGAAGGTCGACCACCTGTCCTTCTCGGAGGCCGTCGAGCGGCTCGCGGGCACCGCC includes:
- a CDS encoding NAD(P)/FAD-dependent oxidoreductase: MVDADQTFVIIGGGLAGAKAAETLRAEGFTGRVILIGDERDHPYERPPLSKGYLLGKAERDSFGVHEPAWYAQHDIELHLGQTVDLIDRTARTVRLGDGTAIAYDKLLLATGAEPRRLDIPGTQLAGVHHLRRIAHSDRLRQVLTSLGRENGHLVIAGAGWIGLEVAAAARSYGAEVTVVHRGPAPLHSVLGPELGQFFADLHREHGVRFHFGAQLTEIVGQDGMVLAARTDDGEEHPAHDVLAAIGAAPRTSLAEAAGLELVDRSEGGGIAVDLGLRTSDPDIHAAGDIAAPHHPLFGTRLRVEHWANALNGGPAAARAMLGQDVTYDRVPYFFSDQYDVGLEYSGWAPAGSYDQVVIRGDLGKREFIAFWLSEGRVLAGMNVNVWDVTEPVQALIRSRARVDPDALADPSVPLASLVP